One genomic region from Pogona vitticeps strain Pit_001003342236 chromosome 12, PviZW2.1, whole genome shotgun sequence encodes:
- the PLIN1 gene encoding perilipin-1: protein MADFFNRLRGAASDSYEQSETIMKDTMEHVRRSRVSVAAEAGIDAAMGKLENVIDFFLQKAEEQSVHEPTGSSKGESPTTLFGKASAFAGAVCRHVYEQTWQTIQVATGRGWAMATRIPGLTVKGSPEQPPFLASLAQNLQTAYLSTVLLVKNAPSLAWNATGQLLRVSSLREAASETGANPGIFQSVVVKLLGSVSRCIRLPQAKEKAEDPPGLTMDPPESTGEQAPAALVPEGGAPGQIRDARRLSRGHYPLPFINLDDPLPTPQAVSGPSAFSPDKRGAGPRRWSEGLFRLSPEAIYMRAHYSGLYGATFKKD from the exons ATGGCAGATTTCTTCAACCGCCTCCGGGGAGCGGCTTCTGACAGCTACGAGCAGTCAGAGACCATCATGAAGGACACCATGGAGCACGTGAGAAGAAGCCGAGTGAGCGTGGCCGCTGAAGCTGGAATAGATGCTGCCATGGGCAAGCTGGAGAATGTCATCGACTTCTTCCTTCAAAAGGCTGAGGAGCAATCAG TTCACGAGCCCACAGGGTCCTCAAAAGGGGAATCTCCCACCACCCTCTTTGGGAAAGCAAGCGCCTTCGCGGGGGCTGTTTGCCGGCATGTGTACGAACAAACGTGGCAGACCATCCAGGTAGCCACAGGCAGAGGGTGGGCAATGGCTACAAGGATCCCTGGTCTG ACCGTAAAGGGTTCTCCTGAGCAGCCGCCGTTCCTGGCCAGCCTGGCTCAGAACCTACAGACGGCCTATCTCTCCACCGTTTTGCTCGTGAAGAACGCCCCGTCCCTTGCATGGAACgccaccgggcagcttctccgcGTCTCCTCCTTGCGCGAGGCTGCATCCGAGACGGGAGCAAACCCAGGAATTTTTCAGAGTGTCGTAGTCAAACTCCTGGGATCCGTCTCTCGCTGCATCCGT CTTCCACAAGCCAAGGAGAAAGCAGAGGACCCACCAGGGTTGACCATGGATCCTCCGGAGTCGACGGGAGAGCAGGCGCCAGCCGCGCTGGTCCCAGAGGGTGGGGCCCCTGGCCAAATACGAGATGCGAGGCGATTAAGCCGTGGCCACTACCCCCTGCccttcatcaaccttgatgaccCTCTGCCCACTCCACAGGCCGTGTCCGGCCCCTCTGCTTTCTCGCCGGACAAGCGGGGGGCTGGCCCTCGGAGATGGAGCGAGGGGCTGTTCCGGCTCAGCCCCGAAGCGATCTATATGAGGGCTCACTACTCCGGCCTCTATGGTGCCACCTTCAAGAAAGACTGA
- the PEX11A gene encoding peroxisomal membrane protein 11A, translating into MARSLGSSGPRLIPGWPALRERMMEEFVRFTNQTQGRERLFRAAQYSCMLLHYLLEQNPGREEVVMKLKRLESNMSSGRKLFRLGNTVHAIVAARQATQLPNLVPRFCLVASNLNRALYFVCDTVLWLVSMGFFSDVDQKKWRRRATKCYYYSLVMNLAEDAYELGWRMERAARTEAPGKERDDQGQRIQALSPRVTGGLQPLLSFFYFTLKDHPPLLLDVVKNLCDLSSPLNELGLYKTNAGVLGLCGLISSVIGILTVTKPHLKLKP; encoded by the exons ATGGCCCGCTCTCTTGGGAGTTCCGGTCCGCGTTTGATCCCAGGCTGGCCGGCCCTGCGGGAAAGGATGATGGAGGAGTTTGTGCGGTTCACGAACCAGACCCAGGGACGGGAGCGGCTTTTTCG GGCCGCGCAGTATTCGTGCATGCTGCTTCACTACCTCCTGGAGCAAAATCCCGGACGAGAGGAAGTGGTGATGAAGCTCAAGCGTCTGGAGTCGAACATGAGTTCGGGCCGAAAAC TGTTCCGGCTTGGCAACACGGTCCACGCCATTGTGGCTGCCAGGCAAGCCACCCAGTTGCCGAATCTCGTCCCGCGCTTCTGCCTGGTGGCCTCCAACCTGAACCGGGCCCTCTACTTCGTCTGCGACACCGTCTTGTGGCTCGTGAGCATGGGTTTCTTCTCAGACGTCGACCAGAAGAAGTGGCGGCGCCGGGCGACCAAGTGCTACTATTATTCTTTGGTGATGAACCTGGCCGAGGACGCGTACGAACTCGGCTGGCGCATGGAGCGGGCGGCGCGAACGGAGGCACCGGGAAAGGAGAGAGATGATCAGGGCCAGAGAATCCAGGCCTTGTCTCCCCGAGTGACGGGAGGACTCCAGCCTCTTCTCTCGTTCTTCTACTTCACCTTGAAGGACCACCCTCCCCTCTTGCTGGACGTGGTGAAGAACCTTTGTGATCTCTCCAGTCCGCTGAATGAATTGGGACTCTATAAGACCAACGCCGGCGTCCTTGGGCTCTGCGGCCTGATCTCTTCCGTCATTGGGATCCTGACAGTCACCAAACCACACCTGAAGCTGAAACCTTGA